The following proteins come from a genomic window of Eulemur rufifrons isolate Redbay chromosome 24, OSU_ERuf_1, whole genome shotgun sequence:
- the KCNN4 gene encoding intermediate conductance calcium-activated potassium channel protein 4 codes for MGGELVPGLGALRRRKRLLEQEKSLAGWALALAGIGIGLMVLHAEMLWFGGCPWAFYMLLVKWMISISTLLLLCLIVAFHAKEVQLFMTDNGLRDWRVALTGRQVAQIVLELAVCGLHPAPVRGLQCTQGSRAPLVTAQPWPTFLSQGEALLSLAMLLRLYLVPRAVLLRSGVLLNASYRSIGALNQVRFRHWFVAKLYMNTHPGRLLLCLTLGLWVTTAWVLSVAEREAINATGHLSDTLWLIPITFLTIGYGDVVPGTMWGKIVCLCTGVMGVCCTALLVAVVARKLEFNKAEKHVHNFMMDIQYAKEMKESAARVLQEAWMFYKHTRRKDSGAARRHQRRLLAAINAFRQVRLKHRKLREQVNSMVDISKMHMILCDLQLGLSSSHRALEKRIDTLAGKLDALTELLNAALSPQQLPEPSQDAT; via the exons ATGGGCGGGGAGCTGGTGCCTGGCCTGGGGGCCCTGCGGCGCCGAAAGCGCTTGCTGGAGCAGGAGAAGTCGCTGGCGGGCTGGGCGCTGGCTCTGGCGGGAATTGGCATCGGACTCATGGTGCTACATGCGGAGATGCTGTGGTTCGGGGGGTGCCCG TGGGCGTTCTACATGCTCCTGGTTAAATGGATGATCAGCATTTCCACCCTCCTGCTCCTGTGCCTTATTGTGGCCTTTCACGCCAAAGAGGTCCAG CTGTTCATGACCGACAACGGGCTCCGGGACTGGCGCGTGGCGCTGACCGGGCGGCAGGTGGCGCAGATCGTGCTAGAGCTGGCTGTGTGCGGGCTGCACCCGGCACCTGTGCGGGGCCTGCAGTGCACGCAGGGTTCCCGGGCGCCGCTGGTGACAGCGCAGCCCTGGCCCACCTTCCTGAGCCAGGGGGAGGCGCTGCTGTCGCTGGCCATGCTGCTGCGCCTCTACCTGGTGCCTCGCGCAGTGCTCCTGCGCAGCGGCGTCCTGCTCAACGCGTCCTACCGCAGCATCGGCGCTCTCAACCAGGTCCGCTTTCGCCACTGGTTCGTGGCCAAGCTGTATATGAACACGCACCCGGGCCGCCTGCTGCTGTGCCTCACGCTTGGCCTCTGGGTCACCACGGCCTGGGTGCTGTCCGTGGCCGAGAG GGAAGCTATTAATGCCACCGGACACCTTTCAGACACACTGTGGCTGATCCCCATCACGTTCCTGACCATCGGCTATGGGGACGTGGTGCCAGGCACCATGTGGGGCAAGATCGTCTGCCTCTGCACTGGAGTCATG GGGGTCTGCTGCACAGCCCTGCTGGTGGCCGTGGTGGCCCGGAAGCTGGAGTTCAACAAGGCAGAGAAGCACGTGCACAACTTCATGATGGACATACAGTATGCCAAAGAG ATGAAGGAGTCAGCTGCCCGAGTGCTGCAAGAAGCCTGGATGTTCTACAAACACACGCGTAGGAAGGACTCTGGAGCTGCCCGCAGGCACCAGCGCAGGCTGCTGGCCGCCATCAATGC GTTCCGCCAGGTGCGGCTGAAACATCGAAAGCTCCGGGAACAAGTGAACTCTATGGTGGACATCTCCAAG ATGCACATGATCCTGTGTGACTTGCAGCTGGGTCTGAGCAGCTCACACCGGGCCCTGGAGAAGAGAATTGACACACTGGCGGGGAAACTGGATGCCCTCACTGAGCTGCTTAACGCTGCCCTGAGCCCGCAGCAGCTTCCAGAACCCAGCCAGGATGCCACGTAG